One genomic window of Novosphingobium aureum includes the following:
- a CDS encoding SDR family NAD(P)-dependent oxidoreductase gives MSAPLAGKVALVTGASRGIGKGIALVLAEQGACVYVTGRTVKEGDYYLPGTVGTTARECTARGSVSGGSGIAVTCDHSDDTAVAALFAQIEREQGRLDILVNSATQLSEDLLDPAPFWEKPLSNLEMWDVGMRSYFTASYHAAKIMARQGSGLIVMISGYTGVTYTYGVVFSATKCTVDRIARDMAIELEPYGVAAVSLWQGLTLTEKARDNLARAADKMTGSVAGQSGSSVEHPGRVIAAMACDPAIMDRSGGTYITAELADHYGVVDIDGRRIETMRAKRGSPLWGPIRENDYHGH, from the coding sequence TTGAGCGCACCACTGGCCGGAAAAGTGGCGCTCGTCACCGGAGCGAGCCGAGGCATCGGTAAGGGCATCGCGCTCGTTCTCGCCGAACAAGGAGCTTGCGTCTACGTCACCGGACGCACCGTCAAGGAAGGCGACTACTACCTGCCCGGCACCGTCGGCACGACGGCGCGCGAATGTACCGCACGCGGGAGTGTCAGTGGCGGATCGGGCATCGCGGTCACGTGCGATCACAGTGACGACACGGCGGTTGCGGCCCTCTTCGCACAGATAGAGCGCGAGCAAGGCCGCCTCGACATCCTCGTCAACAGCGCGACACAGCTCTCCGAGGACCTACTCGACCCGGCTCCGTTCTGGGAAAAGCCGCTGTCCAATCTCGAGATGTGGGACGTGGGAATGAGATCCTACTTCACCGCATCTTACCATGCCGCGAAGATCATGGCCCGGCAGGGATCGGGGCTCATCGTCATGATATCGGGCTACACCGGGGTGACCTACACCTATGGGGTGGTATTCTCCGCGACCAAGTGCACCGTCGATCGCATTGCGCGCGACATGGCCATCGAACTCGAACCCTACGGTGTTGCCGCCGTCTCATTGTGGCAAGGGCTGACGCTGACCGAGAAGGCCCGCGACAATCTCGCGCGTGCCGCAGACAAGATGACCGGGTCAGTCGCGGGGCAGAGCGGTTCCTCGGTCGAACATCCCGGCCGGGTGATTGCCGCCATGGCCTGCGATCCAGCGATTATGGATCGCTCGGGCGGGACCTACATCACTGCCGAACTCGCCGATCACTATGGCGTTGTCGATATCGACGGGCGCCGGATCGAGACCATGCGTGCAAAGCGGGGCAGCCCACTGTGGGGGCCAATCCGGGAGAACGACTATCATGGGCACTGA
- a CDS encoding FAS1-like dehydratase domain-containing protein — MSEAILDCSDLDQYLGKTVESSPIREPLGNTDIRRWVHAMHYPNLVHFDRDYAAQSRWGRLVAPQSFPVAMDESHGTAGACLGRIPDSHLLFAGDEFWHYGPRIFGGDVISNERIAHDYTVKETGFGPTCFQRGDNYYRNQHGELICKQRSTALRYNAAAGGARVDPAQFEEPEWSDDEIEALEARKFTWIKMLHDLGHDERWWDDVAIGDQLPERVFGPHSVASFTTEWRAYLFTIWGTIDRRQIDMEALGFTREMAGHENDPVMERINPELTDGAYYGPSRGHLFPRYARKIGMPRAYGYGASMGSWITDYLAGWAGEHGMVVHSIANYRGPALSGDITIQTAEVTDKSIEEDGRHLVHVKHLMQNQNGVKMCLGTAEIALPVRPG, encoded by the coding sequence ATGAGCGAAGCCATCCTCGATTGCTCGGATCTCGACCAGTACCTCGGCAAGACCGTCGAGTCCTCGCCGATCCGCGAACCTCTGGGCAACACGGACATTCGCCGCTGGGTCCATGCGATGCACTACCCCAACCTCGTCCACTTCGATCGCGACTATGCCGCGCAAAGCCGCTGGGGTCGGCTGGTCGCTCCGCAGAGCTTTCCCGTGGCGATGGACGAGAGCCATGGCACGGCCGGGGCCTGTCTTGGGCGCATCCCGGATTCGCACCTGCTCTTCGCCGGCGACGAATTCTGGCACTACGGCCCGCGCATCTTCGGCGGCGACGTGATCAGCAACGAGCGCATCGCCCACGACTACACGGTCAAGGAAACCGGCTTCGGCCCGACCTGCTTCCAGCGCGGCGACAACTACTACCGCAACCAGCACGGCGAGCTCATCTGCAAACAGCGTTCCACTGCCCTGCGCTACAATGCTGCAGCGGGCGGTGCGCGCGTCGATCCCGCGCAATTCGAGGAACCGGAGTGGAGCGACGACGAAATCGAGGCCCTCGAGGCGCGCAAGTTCACCTGGATAAAGATGCTGCACGACCTCGGCCACGACGAGCGCTGGTGGGACGATGTAGCGATCGGCGACCAACTACCGGAGCGCGTCTTCGGGCCGCACTCGGTCGCCAGCTTCACCACGGAATGGCGCGCCTACCTGTTCACCATCTGGGGCACGATCGACCGGCGCCAGATCGACATGGAAGCGCTTGGCTTCACCCGCGAGATGGCAGGGCACGAGAACGACCCGGTGATGGAGCGCATCAACCCCGAACTGACTGACGGCGCCTATTACGGCCCCTCGCGTGGCCACTTGTTCCCGCGCTATGCCCGCAAGATCGGGATGCCCCGTGCCTACGGATACGGCGCCTCGATGGGCAGTTGGATCACTGACTACCTTGCAGGATGGGCTGGCGAACATGGCATGGTGGTGCACTCGATCGCCAACTACCGCGGTCCGGCACTTTCGGGAGACATCACCATCCAGACCGCTGAAGTAACCGACAAGTCCATCGAAGAGGATGGTC